Proteins from a single region of Catharus ustulatus isolate bCatUst1 chromosome 22, bCatUst1.pri.v2, whole genome shotgun sequence:
- the LOC117006160 gene encoding E3 ubiquitin-protein ligase RBBP6-like, with translation MRHMVLSAPNQASSGSQRVPREQRLSCDCRAMSGIHYKFSSKLSYDMVTFHGHSISLGDLKRQIMAREKLKVTNCDLQILKAETNEEYSDDAQIPKNVSVIVRRIPARATAPKLHQPLGKASR, from the exons ATGAGGCACATGGTCCTGAGTGCCCCCAACCAGGCCAGCTCTGGGAGCCAGCGtgtgcccagggagcagagactgagctgtgactgcagggcCATGTCAGGGATCCACTACAAGTTCTCCTCCAAGCTGAGCTATGACATGGTCACGTTTCATGGCCACAGCATCTCCCTGGGTGACCTCAAGCGCCAGATCATGGCCCGCGAGAAGCTGAAGGTGACCAACTGTGACCTGCAGATCCTCAAAGCTGAGACCAATGAAG AATACTCTGATGATGCACAGATCCCAAAGAACGTCTCGGTGATTGTCAGGAGAATCCCAGCTCGAGCTAC agCTCCTAAACTGCACCAACCCCTAGGAAAGGCTTCCAGGTGA
- the LOC117006195 gene encoding uncharacterized protein LOC117006195, with translation MAEGRADTAPSLDTLSLCQLLELAIGSPEHGTVHFAAMRRLLEALLVHLNVQYLTAQDPWPGLPSGPSLADMVTGMEQMKKEIQNYQKKARGHQDVIGGIKAENTRMSEVIKNIQEAQATAAAQHLQETESLKISQRRLIEDMKKIQNSRDEDMLAVQDLREEIDKIKMALAFLEEEIKKIKEALALVSCWVVSSLGSHGELQHGSTSRMKKLEEDIKKLRTDTAKWKEEINKEISHKIE, from the exons ATGGCTGAAGGGCGTGCAGACACAGCACCATCCCTGGACACACTCagcctctgccagctgctggaaCTTGCCATTGGGTCACCCGAGCATGGCACCGTCCATTTTGCGGCCATGCGAAGGCTGCTGGAGGCTCTGCTGGTGCACCTGAATGTGCAGTACCTGACTGCCCAGGATCCGTGGCCGGGCTTGCCAAGTGGCCCCTCACTTGCTGACATGGTCACTGGCATGGAACAGATGAAGAAAGAGATTCAAAACTACCAAAAAAAGGCTAGG GGTCATCAAGACGTTATTGGTGGGATAAAGGCAGAAAATACCCGCATGTCTGAGGTCATCAAGAACATCCAGGAGGCACAG GCAACGGCTGCTGCCCAGCATCTTCAGGAGACAGAGAGTTTAAAGATTTCCCAGCGTCGCCTGATAGAGGACATGAAGAAGATCCAGAACTCACGGGATGAG GACATGCTTGCCGTCCAGGACCTCCGGGAGGAGATTGACAAGATAAAGATGGCACTGGCCTTcttggaagaagaaataaagaagataAAGGAAGCCCTTGCCTTAGTGAGCTGCTGGGTGGTGTCATCTTTGGGCTCTCATGGGGAACTTCAACATGGCTCCAcaagcagg ATGAAGAAGCTGGAGGAGGACATTAAAAAGCTGAGGACAGATACAGCCAAGTGGA